From one Nocardioides scoriae genomic stretch:
- a CDS encoding alpha/beta hydrolase has protein sequence MLFPHVRRAVEAAAGEVPVHDPAFDVAASRREAREQAAREPREPVEQVRDLDADGVPCRLYVPAGAAPGVVVHVHGGGFVLNDVEVHDNAARRLADRAGVAVLSVDYRRPPEHRFPAAPDDVSTVLAWLEAHAADEGVAGPTYAHGDSAGANLVLVAALRHPGRITALALTYPFLDPRGGSDSYALEGVGFDPASAAWYWEQYAASPADLDDPDLAPLLSDRLATLPPTLVVTAEGDPLRDEGEHLARTLAELGVEVTATRYLGQVHGFWRHPSVFVAAEPLTRQVAGFLRQHG, from the coding sequence ATGCTGTTCCCCCACGTGCGACGCGCCGTCGAGGCCGCCGCCGGCGAGGTCCCGGTCCACGACCCCGCCTTCGACGTCGCCGCGTCGCGCCGCGAGGCGCGCGAGCAGGCTGCCCGCGAGCCCCGGGAGCCGGTCGAGCAGGTCCGCGACCTCGACGCCGACGGGGTGCCCTGCCGGCTCTACGTCCCGGCCGGCGCGGCCCCCGGCGTGGTGGTCCACGTGCACGGCGGCGGCTTCGTGCTCAACGACGTCGAGGTCCACGACAACGCCGCCCGGAGGCTGGCCGACCGGGCGGGCGTCGCGGTGCTGAGCGTGGACTACCGGCGACCGCCCGAGCACCGCTTCCCGGCGGCGCCCGACGACGTGTCGACCGTGCTGGCCTGGCTCGAGGCGCACGCCGCCGACGAGGGGGTCGCCGGCCCGACGTACGCCCACGGGGACAGCGCGGGTGCCAACCTCGTGCTGGTGGCCGCGCTGCGCCACCCGGGCCGGATCACCGCGCTGGCGCTGACCTACCCGTTCCTCGACCCGCGGGGCGGCTCCGACTCCTACGCGCTCGAGGGCGTGGGCTTCGACCCCGCGAGCGCCGCCTGGTACTGGGAGCAGTACGCCGCGTCGCCGGCCGACCTCGACGACCCCGACCTGGCCCCGCTGCTCTCCGACCGGCTCGCCACGCTCCCGCCGACCCTGGTGGTCACCGCGGAGGGCGACCCGCTGCGCGACGAGGGCGAGCACCTGGCCCGCACCCTCGCCGAGCTGGGCGTCGAGGTGACCGCGACCCGCTACCTCGGGCAGGTCCACGGCTTCTGGCGCCACCCGTCGGTCTTCGTCGCCGCCGAGCCGCTCACCCGCCAGGTCGCGGGCTTCCTGCGCCAGCACGGCTGA
- the cls gene encoding cardiolipin synthase yields the protein MLPSSDTTVVLSVVGALVVVLEVALRVVALGVIPGNRKPSTGMAWLLLVLLSPLVGLVAFAFLGSNRVGKRRHARQREINAAMNERVDALPRAGADELRPVVRTVVELNRGLGALPLVDDVDVVLLEDYADTIAAMTEAVERAHHHVLVEFYISAWDDVTAPFFEALVAATERGVSVRLLFDHLGSRGIPGYRGFLRRLRATDIDWHPMLPIQPLRRRFRRPDLRNHRKLLVVDGLVGFTGSLNLVEPGYNKPANHRAGREWVELMCRVEGPLVTELAAVFASDWFFETDERVPVEGAGRPAPDPRSAEAVTGVKAQVVPSGPGYDEENNLRMFTTLIYAATDRISLTSPYFVPDESLLYAVTTAARRGVAVELFVSEQSDQFMVGHAQASFYEELLRSGVVIHLYPAPYVLHSKHFTVDDDVAVIGSSNMDQRSFALNYEVSAMLLGPEVVSRVRQVEDHYRALSRPLTLDEWALRPRRTRYVDNVMRLTSALQ from the coding sequence GTGCTCCCCTCGTCCGACACCACGGTCGTGCTGTCCGTGGTCGGCGCGCTCGTCGTCGTGCTCGAGGTGGCGCTGCGCGTGGTCGCCCTCGGCGTCATCCCGGGCAACCGCAAGCCCTCGACCGGCATGGCCTGGCTGCTGCTGGTGCTGCTCAGCCCCCTGGTGGGCCTGGTGGCGTTCGCCTTCCTCGGCTCCAACCGGGTCGGCAAGCGTCGTCACGCCCGCCAGCGCGAGATCAACGCCGCCATGAACGAGCGGGTCGACGCGCTCCCCCGCGCGGGCGCCGACGAGCTGCGCCCGGTGGTGCGCACCGTCGTCGAGCTCAACCGCGGGCTGGGCGCGCTGCCGCTGGTCGACGACGTCGACGTGGTGCTGCTGGAGGACTACGCCGACACCATCGCGGCGATGACCGAGGCGGTCGAGCGCGCCCACCACCACGTGCTGGTGGAGTTCTACATCAGCGCCTGGGACGACGTGACCGCGCCGTTCTTCGAGGCGCTGGTGGCCGCCACCGAGCGCGGGGTCTCGGTCCGGCTGCTCTTCGACCACCTCGGCTCGCGCGGCATCCCGGGCTACCGCGGCTTCCTGCGCCGGCTGCGGGCGACCGACATCGACTGGCACCCGATGCTGCCCATCCAGCCGCTGAGGCGCCGCTTCCGCAGGCCCGACCTGCGCAACCACCGCAAGCTGCTCGTGGTCGACGGGCTGGTCGGCTTCACCGGCAGCCTCAACCTGGTCGAGCCGGGCTACAACAAGCCCGCGAACCACCGCGCCGGCCGCGAGTGGGTGGAGCTGATGTGCCGCGTCGAGGGGCCGCTGGTGACCGAGCTGGCGGCGGTGTTCGCCTCCGACTGGTTCTTCGAGACCGACGAGCGGGTCCCCGTGGAGGGCGCCGGCCGGCCCGCGCCCGACCCCCGCTCCGCGGAGGCGGTGACCGGCGTGAAGGCCCAGGTCGTGCCGTCCGGGCCGGGGTACGACGAGGAGAACAACCTGCGGATGTTCACCACCCTCATCTACGCCGCCACCGACCGGATCAGCCTCACCAGCCCCTACTTCGTCCCCGACGAGTCCCTGCTGTACGCCGTCACGACGGCCGCGCGCCGGGGCGTGGCGGTGGAGCTGTTCGTCAGCGAGCAGAGCGACCAGTTCATGGTCGGCCACGCCCAGGCGTCGTTCTACGAGGAGCTGCTGCGCTCGGGGGTGGTGATCCACCTCTACCCCGCGCCGTACGTGCTGCACTCCAAGCACTTCACCGTCGACGACGACGTCGCGGTGATCGGCTCGAGCAACATGGACCAGCGCTCGTTCGCCCTCAACTACGAGGTGTCGGCGATGCTGCTCGGCCCCGAGGTGGTCTCCCGGGTGCGGCAGGTCGAGGACCACTACCGCGCGCTGTCGCGCCCGCTCACCCTCGACGAGTGGGCGCTGCGCCCGCGCCGGACGAGGTACGTCGACAACGTGATGCGGCTGACCTCGGCCCTGCAGTAG